ACACCATTAGGCATGATGTAAGGGACATGCGTTTTAAGGTTTCcataattgaaaattgaaaacataatGTTAGTAAGCTTCGGGTACCTCTTGGACTTTCTTGGGACACATTGAGATTGCTTTCTGATcttattatgtttttattttcaaggaTGATCCTCATCTGTACCTTATAAAAGTGACAGGAtcacaaaaattaaacaaaaaaattaaatatcccGAAGTAGTCtaccaatttatttatattttacgcAACACAGTTGAGAAGTTGCATATAAGTACATGTACCTGTCTCTGTTTTTGGTTGTGGCTTTGCAGATGTATTTTTTGTGTAAACGAACCGTTTCATATGTGCAAGTTTTGTGTTTCTTGAGATTTACAGTCTTGTTTAATCCATTGTGTTGTTTCTTGTGCCCATATTTCTTACGATAAATGATATGAATGCCGTTTTTCAGGGTTAGTATATAAATGACTAACTGGCATATAACcgtattgtatttttatttgttttagatGTGTATGGGTGGCACCTGAGGTCTATAGTATAAGTTTAGTAGTTCAAGATGATGCGAGTATTCTGAGTCTTATCCAGTTCCATCTCAGAGCTATAAGTATAAACTTCTAAAGTACATCTCTGATAATGAAGGGTTTCTAGGAACCATGCCTAATTATTTAGGAATATACTTGTAAATTCCTCCTCCCTCACTCCGTCCTTCTCCTTGCCTTCAcccccttctctctctagatatttatgtgtatataagcataaactACATACACCTATTCTCTAGTTCTCTTGTTCTGGGTTCGTGGGCAGAAATCATAGAATAGGAATAAATGTAACTTGGCTTATTTAGGGGCaagatattttgtctttcTCCTTTTAATATCATTTTTGCTCAATTTGGTGATGATGGGGAGATGCAAGGTGTATTTGGGTTGAATTTAGGGTATGGTTGATCAAACTTGGGTGTTTCTCTTGGTGTAAGTTTATACTGGTTATGCTTTACTTTGGATTTAGATTTGGTTTTCTTCTTATCTTGTAAATTTGGGTGTAATTTAGGCCATGGTTGTTAACAAATGGGTTGCTGGTTTTTAGGTTTCACTTTTTTAGGCTCTATGGTGGTTGTGTAATTGGTTAGACTTGGGTTAGCACATTTGATAGGGCcggattttattatatttttacaatttttcctCACGTGGGCATGGTTGGGTTCAAATTGCAATCCTTTTATGCCTTATGTTCGACCTAAGGACCGTAAGTTATGTCATGTGATGGGATTTTGTACATTTGAGATTTTTCCTCACGTATAATGTGGAAGTAATGCCAATAGAAGAGAGTTATATGCATACTATTTAATGTTTAGTGATACGACAGAATTTCTTCTCATCTCATTTGTTTAATATACACATTTCAgtggattttaatttgcaTAAGATCAGAGTGAAACATTCCTTTTGTGGatgctttttcttcttgatgACCAGTTGGCCTTCGTctccatttttatttgtgtttcaTTGTCTACTTGGGTTCATCctcttggttttttctttatgtagAATTATACACAACTTATGCCATTAGAACTCTAGCTCAGTTTTCTAACTGATGTTGCAGGAATATGTAATTGTCCTTTTAAGGAATGGCAGGCGGAAAGAAGAAGCGAAGAATGAGTTGAACGTATTTTTGGGGGATGACAGtgattcttttgtttcttggtaatttattattttcccccttttatgaGCAATGTTAGTTCATAGATGATGGTTGTTTAGCAACCCAGCTCTGGTCACACATGTATTGTGGACAaaagttttaattatttgtttaaaattttccTCAATAGGTTGTGGGATCACCTGGCTTCAAATTTGGATTTGCATGTGCAATCTCAGGATTCTGATATGGAAGATGCgagtaaaataaaaactacatCAGGTGACCAAACAGGAAATACTGATGGTTATCATTTGGGTTCTGAGCCAGAAAGAGAGAAGTCTAATAAATTAACTAGAAGCCGGCACAATAGGGAATGGAAAGGACTAGCGAGGGATGCAGCTGAACCCCCTCCTTTTCTAAGCTCTGAGATTGGAGATATTCATGTAGATGAAAAAAGTCATAGCAAAGTCATTCGTGCAAAATCTCCTTTGCGCCAACCTGCAGCTCAGAGGAAAAGGATTCGGCCTGATGAGCGACATAATACAGAGGtttgaatttgtaattttttcttttatgatccTGAAGCAGGGTCTAGTTGAATTGGACTCTGATAATTTGACCTTGGGTTTTGCAGCTGTTTTTGATTGGTGACATATGATTAATGTTATAATTATCTATTCTTCAGTTGTATTGGCtggtaaatttattttttttgtcaatgtaataaatatttataattaatatatgcTGAAGTTTGGCATAAACTGCTATATTAAAGTATTCAAGGGCATAAACTGCTATATTAAAGTATTCAAGGCTGATATTGAGTTCTGGAACTATCCTATCTGTAATTTggagttttcaattttgtactaataaaatctgaaaatttgttCAAGTACTCTTGTAAGCGATTGTCTTGTTtattattcttcaatcaatcatAGAGATTTTGCTGTGGATTGGCTTTCATGTTGTTGCTTGGATGTCAATAAACTGTCTTTGAACGTATTAACGGTTTTCAATGTACATACAGCTGATCTTGTCCACTTTTGCTAATCCTCCATCTATCTGTTAAGATGATATTGTAGACTAGAGTAACTATGCTATTTATGTGTATTTAAGGAAGATCATTTTGGACTGCTATAACTGGTACAACTAGCCTTCTTCTGACACATCGATGGGTTGAATCTTAAAACACTACTTGCTCACAGGCTTGACAAGCCAAACAAAATGATAGACTATATTTTTTCTGCTCACAACTTTTTTGGTATAGAAAGTATGCACTTTGATAACTATTATCCAATTTTCTCATTCAATTTCTTGACAGAGGGAACCAGTTTCTCAAGTGAATATTGATGCCCCTCGACGGCTACTCCAATTTGCCATGCGGGATGCGCTGACAACCTCAAGGCAATCAAATTCAACAATGCAGCCCACATTGAAGCGACTCCGTTCTGTGGTTTCTACACCCACTGTTGACTCATCAGTGGCTGATCGTCCTCGACGAATTCAATCTGTTGCCAGGGTGCCAAATCCCATGTCAACTGTAATGAAAGCTGTTGCAGAAGCTGCTGAAAATGTAACAAGAGTTAAATCATCAGGTAGTGTGTTTGACCGACTTGGTCGTGGTATGGATGTCTCAGAGATGAGTGACCCACTTGCATCGTTTAGAGAAGCTGCTACTGAGGATGGTGTATATGAAGATGCCATCCAAATTCGTGAGCAAATGCGATCAACATATCTTAAAAAAAGTGAACACAGTGGGCAGTTTGTAAGGAATGCTATCTTAGAAAGTGAAACTGGTTTGGCTTCTGATTGTATATCAGACAATGAAGGGTTTGATGATGTCAATGTTATGGGTCGTAGAGTTACTGATGTTTCCCAAACTGGGACATCTGGTGGAAGCAAGGGTGCTGACGATGTTATGCGGATATCAAGGAATAAAGATCAGGGTCAACCTACTGCACCTGCAAATTCTGCTCATAAGATTGTGAACATATCTGTGAATGTCAATACTTGGAAACCACCCCATTATCAGGAGCCAAAAGAAGTTGCTGACTCAGATGACTGGACTTCCGTACAGGATGGTGAGGTAGGGGTTCCCAAATCTGATTTGCGGGTCATGAAAGAGAACAGCAACCCTGTCACAGTTAGTAATGGAAATGTAAGATCGATCTCCCCCACCACACACggcaaattttttttcgtccacagttcttttttttttgggtgcccTGGAGACTGCCATTGAATATGTTGTTTTCATGATAACAGGCGAACCCTGCTGCAGATTCTCAAAGGATGCTTTCCTCTTCTACTGGTGTGTTTTGAAACTCTGAAA
Above is a window of Prunus persica cultivar Lovell chromosome G2, Prunus_persica_NCBIv2, whole genome shotgun sequence DNA encoding:
- the LOC18785000 gene encoding nucleolin 2, which translates into the protein MGSVDRVDDRTFRVNLTGDSVVKLRASVREKLKEFMGDYTDDTLVEYVIVLLRNGRRKEEAKNELNVFLGDDSDSFVSWLWDHLASNLDLHVQSQDSDMEDASKIKTTSGDQTGNTDGYHLGSEPEREKSNKLTRSRHNREWKGLARDAAEPPPFLSSEIGDIHVDEKSHSKVIRAKSPLRQPAAQRKRIRPDERHNTEREPVSQVNIDAPRRLLQFAMRDALTTSRQSNSTMQPTLKRLRSVVSTPTVDSSVADRPRRIQSVARVPNPMSTVMKAVAEAAENVTRVKSSGSVFDRLGRGMDVSEMSDPLASFREAATEDGVYEDAIQIREQMRSTYLKKSEHSGQFVRNAILESETGLASDCISDNEGFDDVNVMGRRVTDVSQTGTSGGSKGADDVMRISRNKDQGQPTAPANSAHKIVNISVNVNTWKPPHYQEPKEVADSDDWTSVQDGEVGVPKSDLRVMKENSNPVTVSNGNANPAADSQRMLSSSTGVYAAGRPLEDAESRTIFVNNVHFAATKDSLSRHFNKFGEVLKVVILTDAATGQPKGSAYVEFTRKEAADNALSLDGTSFMSRILKVVKRGAAHQEAAPVITWPRIARGSPFATARFARSPFPRGMSGAYRPRPLIKPGARSMQWKRDTQATPGESGPPVTGNPVPSPTARSLTYVRTEPKPEGN